The genomic region TCTTGGAGAAGAATGCGTTACCGTGACAAATGTCGAAAGTCTTATTTCAATGTGCTCCTATTTTCAACTGAGCAGACTACAGAGGCAATGTGAGAGGTTCCTGACCAGTAACGTTGATCCAGATAATATCCTCGGTGTGTTGAGACTGGCTGAACTAAATTCTATTGACTCTTTACGTAAGAAAGCTCTGTCTTATATCGTTCACAACTTCCACGAAGTTGTCAGGAGCAAAGAATATTCGACACTGTCGAGAGATCAGCTACTGGACTTCATTAAAAACGACAATCTAGATGTGGTAGACGAAACGGAAGTATTCGAAGCCGTTCTAAAGTGGTTTTCATCAAACAATCGACCAGACGAAGATCTTGAAATTCTTTTTCAAGGCCTAAGTCTCCCGGATGTTAGACAGTCAGCCATCAAGACCGCAATAACTAATGAGAAACTTCCACGAGATTCATGCAATCTCCTGAAAACGCTCGTCGACAAAGTTAACACCGGAACTGTGAGAATACGCAATGAGCAGGTGTTACTGGTGGTCAGAGCTAGTGGCCAGGAGGGTGGTGTACACGTGACATGTTTCAGTTTCAAAACCAAGCAGTGGTTCAAGCTGGCCTCGATATCAAATTATGATCCTGGTAGTGCTTTTGCCGCGTGTTCACTTGGGCAATTTATATATCTGACTGGGGGTTCAGGGAATCCGTGCGTATTTTTCGAATATAGCATTGCAGCAAATAAGTGGACATCTTTGCCAAAATTCAGAGAAGCTAGGTCGGAGCACGTCGCTGTTGCTATTAGCGATTTCGTGTATATTCTAGGAGGAAGGAACCAGGTGCATAGTGTCATATCCGGCATAGAAAGATATAACCTTGGAACAAGGTCGTGGCGCCACTTCGGTGTTTTGGCGTTGCCGGTGTCGGACGCATCTGCTGCAGTGGTAGGTTCCAACATATTGGTGTGCGGTGGATCACTCTCATTTGGTGAATATACAGACGCCGTTCAATGCTTTGACACGGAAAAACAAACATGTTCTGTGATAGCTAATCTCCCAATGCAATGTAGCTTTACCGACATAGCGTTGCATGAACACATTCTATATATAGTAAGTCCTCGAGGTCACGTGATGGAATACGAGTACGACAGGGACCCCGTATTACTAGGAAAAGCTCACGCCTCCTCGTTCATGGACTTTTCGTGTGTCTGTTTTCGAGGTATGTTGTACATCATCGGCGGTACATCCAACAAGACGGAGTCAGCAGAAATGAAGGCATTTGAGTTACGCAACAAAAAACAAGACGCTCGCAAAAATGTGAATTTGCCATGGAAACGACTTTCAAATCAATACTATAGTATAATTGGAGGAATCAGTAGAAAATATCTTAGTGAAGAAATAAAGGCCGTTTAAATGTAGTTAGGGtttgattattttaattaaaaattaggCCAGACTGATTTACGACACATGAAAAACAGCAGAAATTTGCCAAATTCACAAAAATACCGTCAAAGATATCTCAAAATTTCTTGATCAAAATCTGGTGAACGTACTTTGTCGCAGATTATCGCACAAAGGAATAATCTGGTTTAATAAATGACTACCATATATGAATTCTACAATACAAATTCATTGGAAATGGAAAAGATTTCCTTGTTGTATTTTGTGGTATTTCAAAAGCTTTTGATAACATATGGCATGAAGGTTTAATTTATAATTTGGaaagtttttatatataatttacagataaTTCACTAAAACCACTAAAAGGCCATATTCTTTGCCCTCTATTATATAGTTTTTTTCGGACCATTAAGTAAATTCTGTCATTATTGTCAATCAAATATGACttccattgttatatttttttctattacaaTCAATAGAAGTATCCCTCCATGACACTTTCGCAATCAAGCTATTGCAGCATCTGGTGAACTTCTGAACGCATACATTTTCCAGAGAGTATTTTTTCTTTGACAAAGGAATCAAGTCACAAGTTTCAGAGAGCCACTTTACAATAGTACTTAGCTGTAAACCATTCAGTCATTAATTGACCATCTTCGTTAACATTGATAGTAGACTATAAAACAACGATTGGTTTCCTTCCTTGCGTGGTATCTTAACTACTGGCCTAATAGAATTGGAGAAAACGGCATACACGTTTAACGATCACTGGCCTTGCttgattgtttttatatttctcATCATAGTGCACGCATGTCTCGTTCCCCCTGACTTCCCCAAAGTTTTCGTGAGTTGCAGTTATCTTGCATTTTCAGAGTGATTTTAATACAATTCAAATTCTTTTCCTACTATTCAGTTGTCAGAAAATGGGGTAGATATCCATCGGAACAAagctttttaaaatttcaaacacGTGATTACTAGTAGTGCGTGATTAGCGCTGCCCTCTGAAATGCCAACTGCTAAAGGTATGTTGgaaaccacaggggcttggcacgattttccaaatgatggtccatatatatatgtattacggttggcacgattttccaaatgatggtccatatgtatatgtattatagtgtaatacatatatatatggaccatcatttggaaaatcgtgccaagcccctgtgttggAAAACAATCATCTCAACCACTGACGCTGAAATATCCGGCCTCCCTAGAAAACGTGAAGAGGCAATATCAAGTCAGCATCAATTCcgcactatcacaaggagacaaacacgaacacaTATTCGACCCGGTTAGAGAAAATCTACGAATCGATTGTTAGGATTGTCTTGAAACACTGGCGACATATTCGTCTTGATAACTACAGCCAACACGAATTGGATCTCGATGAAAGCGGCGGGCAGCTGTGTTAATGTACACGGGGTAAACGGGAGGCAGTGTTGTCTAAAAACGTTTATTCTCGAAAACGTGATGTCCTCTTCTTGGTCAACTTCCTCTAAACTATAATGTCAGAAACTCAACTATAATTATTATTCTTCCCACCCAAccaaaaaaaatagtttttatcgCATTTTTTTCTTTGCGAAAACAATAAACTCACATTAAcaaatcaatacatatacaaattgtTTTCTCACAAACTCAACGAGAATGTGAAATTCGACATCAAACTATCAACATGAAATGAGGACAAAAAACAGTTGTAATTTCTTTTGTATTATCTGACGCCAAAAAGGCGTGTGACCGTTAGACGAAAaaccttttttcttttctaatgTGCGTGCGAACGTGTTTCAGTTAACTAGTAAAGAACCAGCTCTAAATGTCAACCCAGATCTTTAAAATGGCAgataatttttcaaattaacGTGCTTTTGAACTACCAATTGCTGTATCAAACTTCTTCCTGTCTTGTATTTTGATCTTTAACAGATTCAGTTGTTGGGTCACTAGCCTTGTTTGTCCGGACTGTACGCAACCCTTTTGAAGAATGTAGATCTAAAAGCCATGTGTCGTCAATTTATCGAGATTGCGTACCAGCGTATACGATGGTAATGAAGGTGACATGGACATTGCCATAATAAAATGACAATTGTTAAATCGTCATGTTAGTATTTAGTGTGTATTCACTGTACACGGACTGAAAAGAAAAACCCCGTATCCCATATTCCACCGCGCATGATCAAATTTGAAAACTATACTTTCTTATACCATAAATATGAAGTTGCCGGAGATTTATCTGGTGGGTTTCATCAATGAAGCAGAAGAGTCGCCTACTGAACACTTGGTCTCATTCCCCTCGAACATTTTCAATAGTCTtcacgtacatatatattttggtaATATTTTGCCCATgtcattttttctattaatgttgtgtatgtgttggtattCTCAGTTTTTGTACTAGTAGGTATGTACTTGTGCAGGTAGATGGTTTTGTCTTCGAGAGAGCTCTTCACCCAGTAAACTGATTACAAAACATAATGCAGACAAACTAACAAATCCATGCAACCAAAACACAAAGAACACGGTTGGGAAGGACAGTACAATAAATCGACAAttatagaatttaaaaaaaaaaaattgttatctGAAAATGTCAACAAATACGTCATTTTTTCAAGTCCACGTTAGGTACATGCAAACATaggtcagtcagtcagtcagtcagtcagggATTTTTGTAGAAATGTCATTTCAAGTTTATATCAAATTGGTTTGGTTACATACGATTCCATGGAGTAATAAATAATCATACAAGTTTGAGGTGATGAATATGGGATTTTTATTGACTTAAATGATCATATAACATGAACATAAATTagatatactatataaaatcACTATCAGGGTGTTTCTGTCAACACAACACTAAACACTGGAAGGGCATTATCATACACGAAAATAATTATcaagtaataataataacaaaaccgaATGAAGTGGAAAACTTGGATATTGTGGCATTGATGCATGAAAAGAGGAAGAAGGGTCATAACATGTGAGGTTCATGGACTTGGCGACCCCAGAATGTGTTGGGTATCACTGGTCACATGATTGCATGCTGGCTACTCGCTCCATATGTACACACCAGCTGCATGACGAGCGACTCCATAATGGATGTAGACTGGATTGCCTGCCTTGGTACCATTTCTTTCCACTAGGCTGCACAAATGAATACGATTACTAGTTGTATTGCAAACAATCCAGTCAATAATATATGCAGATTCAATGGCCATGTGACCCCATGACCGCATGTTTGGGGTTCACTAGACACGACTCCATAATGTATGGAGATTCACTGGCCATGTGACCCCATGACCCCATGTTTGAGGttcactatataatgtatgGGGATTTACTAGGTACATGACCTCAGTTGTAACCCCAGAATGCCCACTGGCCTCATGATCCCATGTGTGGTGTTCACTAACCTTGTGAACCAATGTTGGTGTTATGGTCTGGTGATTCCATGTGAAGTGTGTAGTTTCATAGTTATAATACACCTGCCATTAATAAATTAAGAACATATTTCAATCATAGCAATCCCTCATAACAAAATGAATAATTTCAGATACATTTTCACTGAAAAAAGTCTTTCTAACATTTCCTTCATAACATTGCATTGATTTACATAATAGTGAAAACAGTGCTTACCTATTGTCTTTTTCCTTCAAAAAAACTGCATTTGTGTTTAATTTGAAAAAGTTACTATTCTCTTCACCAAAATTAAATGCTACATGCATACATGGTCCCAAACACtcttatatacacatgtacagtatctatattgaGACTGCGTATTATTGCGACTAGTAACAATGTTCAAATTCTGTTTCAAGGATGTATCACAAGTCATACATTCTAGAGGTCCTAAATTGATGTTGTACAGCACTGTTAAACTACTCAtacttggatttttttttttattttatttatttgaaaataaggAATTAAAATGTATTCCTATGATAGCAGGCTTTCACACAAATAGAACTTCAGTATACCAAGAATGAGTAATACTAAATCATGTGACCTTTTCAACATACATTATCATCCAAATGCTTGTATTAATTTATGTTTGCAATTGTTGAAATTGAGTCATATGAGGAAGGCATTGGAAAAGTAATAATAACTGACATCCTATTTGCATGACAGCAATGGGGGTACGGCATGTTTGACATTAGAAATATCCTAATCCCTGTTAGACAGGACTCTATGGAAACTTTATATCCAACTTAAGATATTTTGTAACTGGATTAAATTTACCTTGTTTGGCTTGAGGAGAGTGGAATGGGGTATCATCTCATGATCTTCCTGTAGCAGGATAATAAATGTTAACATGCACAACAACGTCCATTTAACAAGTTTTATTTCAGGCATTTTCTCAACAATTGTGTGAGACATTGTTTTAGGGAATCAAACTTCATTACATTCAAATAATAATACACTATATTACTTTATAGTGGACATgaattttatcaaattacaaGTTTGATCATTTTCTAGACTGTTTGCTAGCCACAATAACTAGAGagaaaaatcaaataaaaacagtgCAGTAAACTATGACCTCTCTTTTCATTAACATATATGATATGATCTGTTGAAAGTTAAGTAACATACATGAATGAGCACTAATTTAAATAATCTATACAACTtaagtataataattatacatatcataatgtCCACCCATATTTTCTATCCTCCACTTCAACACTATGTAACTATTCAAAACACCATACAATCATGCACTTTCACTTCACAGACATGtaaaatgtgtttgtataattttaacatatattgCAGTATTTTAGCACATACCAAATAAGACTACAAATGTTATGGTACTAGCTTTTAATATCTTCCTTCGTAGGAGGTCTCCCTATAAAAAAACTCTTTACACATTACTACAGCCATTAACTTAGCTATAGTACTCACACTAACATTCAATTGCACGAAGTCAAGTGTAAATGAAAAACATACGAAGGGATATAGCCCCTTTTAGATTAAATCCCATTTCCTTCCCAATTACAAACATTAAACACTCAAGCTGCAAACTTTAATGATTAAGAATAACTTGGCACTAATCCAACTGTTTAATTACCTCATACAAAACTCATGAAATAATTTTCCTGTCATAGATTTATACCATAAATTTCTTTAAGAAGAGATGTTCAGACTCAATATACATCAGCATACTTTACTGTACAGCGGTAACTACGTTAACAAGATGTACTGGTATTATTTGTACAGCTGACATAAAAAACAAGTATGAATTTAGTCTCTGGGCAAGTGAATAGAGGGATAACTTCCCAATACACATAAGTGCTTCTCTGTATAGAACTCAGTGTGAAAATTGGATAATTGCATTCAAAAAATGGTGCAAGATTAAGGAAAATCCTTCCAGCACATCCTTTTCACAATCTGAAAATTCACAAATTTTACGAAGACTCAACATACCAAATCACGAGGAGGAAATTGATATTACAGAAACCCAGTTGAGCTGCTATTTTCAGTCATATTTTGATTATAGAATTCAACTATTGGCTAATTCGTTTGCTGCCAATACTTTTTGTTGAACCATAATGTACGCCTTAAGCTTGTTGGTAGAAATAAAACAGCAAGGTCATAAAAGATTCAGAAAGCACCAAATAACTGGAAAAGCTTTGAGCAAAACTCAAATCTTCCATTCCATGTTGTAGACAGTGATGTTGCTCTGTACAGTAAGATAAAAGCAAGGGTTTCATTAAATACCAATTTCAGGTTTACAGTTTAAAAAGATCCAAATAGCGTAAAAACAGTTTCATGAGATAATACAAATACAGCATGGGTtagttgtatacatgtacattgagtTCATGCTGCATTAACCCATGCATAACAACTACTTATACCAttacaagtaaaaaaaaaaaaaaaaagtggaaacaaaaaaatcaacaatGAGGGATCCTTAATTGATGGCAAATAAAAAGTTTGCTATTTAGTGCAATTACACTACATGTACCAAGGagacaaataataataattatcttatatatatatatatacatatagtaagAGTGACTTCATGTCACCAACTTCAGTTCTATTTTCCCGAACATTACACAAATTAATGTTGCAAAGCCTTCAATttgaatacaaatgtatatgatttaCCGGTATATGTCACTAAAGAAGTTGATCTCCACTCAAGTATTTACAGCAGTAAACCAAGTGTTTATTCTTGATGCATAACAAATTGAATGGACAGTTTGTATTGCATGCAATAACAGAACTGATGAAGACATGGCTATTTGCAATTAGCAGCATTTAATGTCACGCAACAGCAGCAGTTGCGTAAGATTTTCATTTTGAACAACCATTCTGGGtagaaactcaaacttgtccaagatattatggtcctttatcattgtgcaAGGTTTGATCAAAATTCCTCAAGGAATGTAGTCCCCAGAGCACTGAAATCTTTGGcgttatgtaaatattgtatgtttgaGACTGATGAATGGTAACCTTTAGTCCCCATATTTCACCTGTAGGCGACAAATAATGTGGTATGTTGATGCAATATGAGCCTTAGTCTTGTTGACTGGTTTGTAATTATATCAAAGGAAAGTTTTGAATAGCAACAgctatttgtttttaaattctaGATTAGCAAAATCAGCAAGAAGCAGATCAGATGCCAATGATCTCtcaatgctttttttttttttttttaaatattttgctgTAAGAGGCTGATAATGAATTTTAATCATTTGcaacaaatatcaaacaaattacATCAACTTACAATACTCACTCACGTGGACCCAGGTTGGTGGTCTCAATGTGGAGGGAACACAGAAAATCAGGAAGATCCCCCCCAGGGTGGTTGAGTGGGATCTTAATTTACTTTGTAATCAGCAGAACTTTGTCTAAATCTGTTTGTTTCAGTTTTACTGTACTTTGAAAGTCAATTACCACTCCAGTGGATTATCGCATGAAACCTGCATTCTTCTCAAACTATTAACATCATCCTGTCCTTTACTGTAGTCATTCACCTCTtatcattatacatatttaacaaAGTCTGCTGTCTTCGCTGCTGTTGTGTGACATTATCAGAATCAGATTCTAAAGATTGTAGCCTTCCACTCCTTGGCAGTGGTAATCACACCAATCCTATCTATGGCCCGAAAGttttcaacaaatcaaacaaaacacacataaaTATCCTCCAAAAGGATACTTAACTAGATATTTTTCTTACATCTTCATAAAAGTCTCTGATGAATAAACAAAATGTGCATCAAGTGCtgattacattgttatattaacCCCTTTACTTCACAAAAATGTGACTATTGATTTGGTATATCTTATTAAAGAGTGTCAAAATGATTGTGAAGGGTTATTCTTAACAATAGTTAAGTGTTTAGGTAGGTGACTAATATATCATATTCTTCATAAACACTAAAACACAAACGATTTTCGCCACCTAGCTGAAAAAAGAAATAGACATTTACTA from Pecten maximus chromosome 11, xPecMax1.1, whole genome shotgun sequence harbors:
- the LOC117337881 gene encoding kelch-like protein 10, translating into MEKPSGDSTHVADILEGLCRLWKEHRHTDVTLGDGKTSSQAHRILVDAFMPQVGMTCRTKSVIKLSELPKPIDVILAWLYTLPEMTSDILKLDMKPVASALKINFILNYKPKVVKGKITTYIQLRKSWMAEFSTKLRQCYKDGTFSDVILKVEGQTFRCHKAILASVSPFFDTMFLSGMRETDADEIDLHGIKKSDFVKILNAIYLGEECVTVTNVESLISMCSYFQLSRLQRQCERFLTSNVDPDNILGVLRLAELNSIDSLRKKALSYIVHNFHEVVRSKEYSTLSRDQLLDFIKNDNLDVVDETEVFEAVLKWFSSNNRPDEDLEILFQGLSLPDVRQSAIKTAITNEKLPRDSCNLLKTLVDKVNTGTVRIRNEQVLLVVRASGQEGGVHVTCFSFKTKQWFKLASISNYDPGSAFAACSLGQFIYLTGGSGNPCVFFEYSIAANKWTSLPKFREARSEHVAVAISDFVYILGGRNQVHSVISGIERYNLGTRSWRHFGVLALPVSDASAAVVGSNILVCGGSLSFGEYTDAVQCFDTEKQTCSVIANLPMQCSFTDIALHEHILYIVSPRGHVMEYEYDRDPVLLGKAHASSFMDFSCVCFRGMLYIIGGTSNKTESAEMKAFELRNKKQDARKNVNLPWKRLSNQYYSIIGGISRKYLSEEIKAV